The window CAATTGCGCATACACGCGCAACGGTTTCCAACCCATGCGGAAGGGCACATGCACGACATGCATTCCCAAATCGCCCATGACGCCAATTTCGCCGTTGGTTTTGTTCTGGCGCTTCCAATTGACTGCTTTGTTCGGGTCCATGTCGCTGGCGTGCCAGAAACCGGAACGGATTTCCATGATGCGCCCGATCTTTCCAGAGTGCACATATTGCATGGCGCGTTGCGCTCCGGGCAGGAACGGAAATTCACTGCTGCACCGCACAAAACGACCAGACTTCCTGACCGCTTCATGAATTGTCTTCGACGCATTCAGGTCAATGCCAAACGGCTTCTCGGCCAGCAGATCTTTGCCGGAATTCAGCACATCGAGGTACAGCTTTTCATGCAAATTGTGCGGCACCGCCACATAGACCACATCGACATCGGGTGAGCGCAACAACTCCTGATGATCCTTGGTGAGCAACTTGACTGTCGGCACTTGCTTGAACCATTCCAGCAGTTTGTCCTGCAAATCGCAAACGGCCACGAGTTCCGCCTGCACTGGAAAATTCTCCAGCACAAACCAGCGACCGAACGCACTGG of the Pedosphaera parvula Ellin514 genome contains:
- a CDS encoding Gfo/Idh/MocA family protein, translated to MKQKMRLGIIGGGLMGREAASAFGRWFVLENFPVQAELVAVCDLQDKLLEWFKQVPTVKLLTKDHQELLRSPDVDVVYVAVPHNLHEKLYLDVLNSGKDLLAEKPFGIDLNASKTIHEAVRKSGRFVRCSSEFPFLPGAQRAMQYVHSGKIGRIMEIRSGFWHASDMDPNKAVNWKRQNKTNGEIGVMGDLGMHVVHVPFRMGWKPLRVYAQLQKVYTQRPDGKGGMAPCDTWDNAMLHTEVLINNEEVPMRLEMKRLAPGEMNTWFIEVLGTEGGVRFSTKDPKTLWIFERGKEQIWQKIDLGYQMPFQTITGGIFEVGFPDCFLQMWAAYAAERAGELGTRFGCATPEEAVLSHELFAAALESHTQKKVVSLARA